A genomic window from Salvia hispanica cultivar TCC Black 2014 chromosome 5, UniMelb_Shisp_WGS_1.0, whole genome shotgun sequence includes:
- the LOC125186766 gene encoding triacylglycerol lipase OBL1, with protein MAMDGVGSEASNDFLIVSDEGGGVLDLFKFFVFNDAGSGSKFLGSLQQNLDHGGVGDSDHRWIIVVSILVRKIIKIAGKPMEWTGYFMEFILNLLSLNGNLLGLISRILHGNVEMPERDSERFISAIGHLDGRVDLMKMEKESRSWRVEMGDRALMDLCMMSSKLAYENAKVVQNVVELHWKMHFVGFYNCWNEYQKELDTQVFIMCDEAEDANLIVISFRGTEPFDADDWITDFDYSWYEFPNLGKVHMGFLEALGLGNRENTSTFQMHLQSTNADATGGGKATTAYYAVRRKLKELLQQHKNAKFVVTGHSLGGALAILFPTVLVVHEEEEVLQRLLGVYTFGQPRVGNRELGRYVEERLGERYLRLVYCNDLVPRLPYDNKTFLYKHFGTCLYYNSLYVHKTVVEEPNRNFFGVVYLIPEYANAVWELVRSLLMEYVYGPDYRESWESFLLRLCGLAMPGISAHSPLNYVNSVRLGRQASQVDD; from the exons ATGGCCATGGATGGCGTTGGTTCCGAGGCATCAAACGATTTCTTGATTGTGAGTGATGAAGGTGGAGGAGTTTTGGATTTGTTCAAGTTCTTTGTGTTTAATGATGCAGGAAGCGGGTCTAAGTTTCTTGGTTCATTACAACAAAATCTTGACCATGGAGGTGTTGGGGATTCTGATCACAGGTGGATCATAGTTGTCTCCATTTTAGTCaggaaaattattaaaatagcTGGTAAGCCCATGGAGTGGACTGGCTATTTTATGGAGTTTATTCTcaatcttctctctctcaatgGCAACCTCCTTGGACTCATCTCCAGAATCCTTCATG GTAATGTGGAAATGCCAGAAAGGGACTCAGAGAGATTCATAAGCGCAATTGGGCATTTAGATGGACGAGTAGATCTGATGAAGATGGAGAAAGAGAGTAGGAGTTGGCGAGTCGAGATGGGGGATCGAGCGTTGATGGATCTCTGTATGATGAGCTCCAAATTAGCTTATGAAAATGCCAAGGTTGTTCAGAATGTTGTAGAGCTTCATTGGAAG ATGCATTTTGTGGGCTTTTACAACTGCTGGAATG AATATCAGAAAGAGTTGGATACACAAGTTTTTATTATGTGTGATGAAGCTGAGGATGCAAATCTGATAGTGATTAGCTTTAGGGGAACCGAGCCATTCGATGCGGATGATTGGATAACCGACTTTGACTACTCGTGGTATGAGTTCCCGAACCTCGGAAAAGTGCATATGGGATTTCTAGAGGCACTAGGCTTGGGAAACAGAGAGAACACCTCCACGTTCCAGATGCATTTGCAATCGACAAACGCTGATGCAACGGGAGGAGGGAAGGCGACGACGGCGTACTATGCTGTGAGGCGTAAACTAAAGGAGCTCCTCCAACAGCACAAGAATGCAAAGTTTGTTGTGACGGGACACAGCCTAGGAGGGGCCCTGGCCATACTGTTCCCGACTGTGCTAGTGGTGcacgaggaggaggaggtgcTGCAACGGCTGTTGGGCGTCTACACCTTCGGACAGCCTAGAGTTGGCAACCGAGAGCTAGGTAGATACGTGGAGGAACGCCTGGGGGAAAGGTACCTGAGGCTCGTTTACTGCAATGATCTCGTGCCGAGGCTGCCTTATGATAACAAAACATTCTTGTACAAGCATTTTGGAACCTGCTTATACTACAACAGCCTCTATGTTCACAAA ACGGTAGTTGAAGAGCCAAATAGAAACTTCTTTGGGGTGGTGTACTTGATCCCAGAATATGCAAATGCTGTGTGGGAATTGGTGAGGAGTTTGCTGATGGAGTATGTGTACGGCCCCGATTACCGGGAGTCGTGGGAATCGTTTTTGCTGAGGTTATGTGGACTTGCGATGCCCGGTATTTCTGCTCATAGTCCATTAAATTATGTCAATTCTGTTAGGCTAGGAAGACAAGCATCTCAAGTTGATGATTAA
- the LOC125186412 gene encoding small polypeptide DEVIL 22-like has translation MVQVKNKKSASKRRSKSNNGFTSKCSCLVKEQRARLYILRRCATMLLCWYIQGDE, from the coding sequence atggtccaagtgaagaacaagaagagTGCATCAAAAAGAAGATCAAAGAGCAACAATGGATTCACATCAAAATGCTCTTGTTTAGTTAAAGAACAACGAGCTCGCCTCTACATTCTCCGCCGCTGCGCCACCATGCTCCTCTGCTGGTATATTCAAGGAGACGAATAA
- the LOC125186494 gene encoding pectinesterase 1-like codes for MNSVNSFKGYGKVDELEEAAFRRKSRKRAIILSISLLLLLLLIIVVVAATLSHKKNTNKDSGDVAGARVAAVKSICSVTQYRESCISSLQSSNSTNPAKIFELSLMVAVHSLRKIANLSTTYASRAENNTLAKQALKICDSELNDAVESLDDTISAVSGSGGGKKLSSRIDDLRTWLSAAGTNQETCLDALDEADAEFAAEIRDLMKNSTEFASNSLAIATKIVAVIGDFKIPSHRRLLGEEVPEWVDRRMLQEARPAPNVTVAKDGSGNVKTMAEAVALVPKKSDARFVIYVKAGEYVENIDMDKSCWNVMIYGDGKGVTVISGSRNFVDGTPTFSTPTFAIAGRGFIARDITFKNTAGPEKHQAVAFRSGSDESVYYRCSFDAFQDTLYTHSNRQFYRDCDVTGTIDFIFGNAGVVFQGCNIQPRQPMPNQFVTITAQGKKDPNQNTGISIQRCAISPLATLTAQTYLGRPWKDFSTTVIMETNIGGFLNPKGWISWVANVDPPASIFYGEYRNSGLGSDTANRVTWAGYKPAMTPADASKYNVESLIQGPSWLPSTNVAFQST; via the exons ATGAATTCCGTCAACTCCTTCAAGGGCTACGGCAAAGTAGACGAGCTCGAAGAAGCTGCGTTCCGAAGAAAATCTCGAAAACGCGCTATTATCCTCTCCAtttccctcctcctcctcctcctcctcatcatcgtcgtcgtcgccgccactttatcccacaaaaaaaacaccaaCAAAGATTCCGGCGACGTCGCCGGCGCTCGGGTCGCCGCCGTCAAGTCCATCTGCAGCGTCACTCAGTACAGGGAGTCATGCATCTCCAGCCTCCAGTCCTCAAACTCAACCAATCCCGCCAAAATCTTCGAGCTCTCGTTGATGGTGGCAGTACACTCTCTCAGAAAAATCGCTAACTTATCCACCACTTATGCCAGCAGGGCGGAGAATAACACGCTGGCCAAACAGGCCCTTAAAATCTGCGATTCGGAGCTAAACGACGCCGTGGAGTCGCTGGACGACACGATCTCCGCCGTGAGCGGCAGCGGCGGAGGGAAGAAGCTGAGCTCTCGCATCGACGACCTCCGGACGTGGCTGAGCGCCGCGGGGACGAACCAGGAGACGTGCCTCGACGCGCTGGACGAGGCGGACGCGGAATTCGCCGCCGAAATTAGGGATTTGATGAAGAATTCGACGGAATTCGCGAGCAACAGCCTGGCAATCGCCACCAAAATCGTGGCGGTGATTGGGGATTTTAAGATTCCGAGCCACCGGCGGCTGCTGGGGGAGGAGGTGCCGGAGTGGGTGGACAGGCGGATGCTGCAGGAGGCCCGGCCGGCGCCGAATGTGACGGTGGCCAAGGACGGGAGCGGGAACGTGAAGACCATGGCGGAGGCGGTGGCGCTGGTGCCCAAGAAGAGCGACGCGAGGTTTGTGATATACGTCAAGGCAGGGGAATACGTGGAGAATATCGACATGGATAAGTCTTGCTGGAATGTGATGATTTACGGAGATGGTAAAGGCGTCACTGTTATTTCCGGCAGTCGGAATTTCGTCGACGGAACTCCGACTTTCTCCACGCCCACGTTTG CAATTGCCGGAAGAGGATTCATCGCTCGAGACATCACGTTCAAGAACACGGCCGGGCCAGAGAAGCACCAGGCCGTGGCCTTCCGATCGGGGTCGGACGAATCGGTCTACTACCGGTGCTCTTTCGACGCCTTCCAAGATACCCTCTACACACACTCCAACCGCCAATTCTACCGCGACTGCGACGTCACGGGCACCATCGACTTCATCTTCGGCAATGCGGGCGTCGTGTTCCAAGGGTGCAACATTCAGCCTAGGCAGCCCATGCCCAATCAATTTGTCACAATAACTGCCCAAGGCAAGAAAGACCCAAATCAGAACACTGGGATTTCCATCCAACGGTGCGCAATAAGCCCATTGGCCACCCTTACGGCCCAAACGTATCTGGGCCGTCCGTGGAAAGATTTCTCAACCACAGTTATAATGGAAACTAACATTGGTGGATTCTTGAATCCAAAGGGCTGGATTTCATGGGTGGCAAATGTGGATCCACCCGCCTCCATTTTCTACGGGGAGTATCGGAACTCGGGTTTGGGTTCGGATACTGCCAATCGGGTCACGTGGGCTGGATACAAGCCCGCCATGACCCCGGCCGACGCCTCCAAATATAATGTGGAATCCTTGATTCAAGGTCCATCTTGGCTGCCTTCAACAAATGTGGCCTTTCAATCAACCTAG
- the LOC125190608 gene encoding RING-H2 finger protein ATL60-like → MVDSSGKGGDHVVELAGKVMVVGIILLFFVAIFFVCLHLYFRWFYLHRQTPIRRRRRLDFSGGHEDVTVIPSSRIGLEASVLKSIPVVAFDAKEFEDGLECAVCLCEVLEGEKARILPKCRHGFHVECIDMWFHSHATCPLCRNSVSKSRLHDEDEAPNLPANVLFFGPCVDDEDQPSTSATASGGNEMVVIDVNVPPLH, encoded by the coding sequence atgGTGGATTCGTCAGGAAAAGGAGGTGATCATGTGGTTGAGCTAGCAGGGAAAGTAATGGTGGTGGGAAtcatcctcctcttcttcgTTGCAATCTTTTTCGTCTGTCTCCATCTCTACTTCAGATGGTTCTATCTCCACCGTCAGACCCCAAtcaggcggcggcggcgcctcGATTTCTCCGGCGGCCACGAAGATGTAACAGTGATTCCCAGCTCCCGCATTGGCCTGGAAGCCTCTGTTCTGAAATCGATACCTGTGGTTGCATTCGATGCGAAGGAATTTGAAGATGGATTGGAATGTGCAGTGTGTCTGTGTGAAGTGTTGGAAGGTGAGAAGGCGAGGATTCTGCCCAAATGTAGGCATGGGTTTCATGTGGAATGCATTGATATGTGGTTCCATTCTCATGCTACTTGCCCTCTCTGTAGAAACTCTGTTTCCAAATCAAGGTTGCATGATGAGGATGAGGCTCCAAATCTGCCCGCAAACGTGCTGTTTTTCGGTCCTTGTGTGGACGACGAGGATCAGCCGTCCACGTCAGCCACGGCTAGCGGTGGGAATGAGATGGTGGTGATTGATGTTAATGTTCCGCCACTCCACTGA
- the LOC125186411 gene encoding uncharacterized protein C630.12, whose amino-acid sequence MKLTVFLSLFWALNLLYGEWFAYLVPSQWTCSWPHLQRPSNFSPQNGVDYPSSYVKIAVITDPQLMDKTSLPLAPRSLALEVVQFYTDLYMRRAFLSSVLPFNPDVILFLGDYFDGSDRLSDEEWQESLGRFRHIFNLNMIQKTSKTKIYYIPGNHDTGYAASYNQKPEIIKRYESEFGARNFKVTIGEVDFIAIDSQTLDGHQQGNFTLDTWGFIENVSKDISSTPRVLLTHIPLYRPDWTPCGPHRYSPVINQRINRVDHHQEIVYQNYVTEKSSNSLLDLIRPALVLSGHDHDQCTVSHMYNNGHATEHTVGTVSWQQGNLYPSFMLLSAKNSSVSDGITPEDAVLTNLCFLPMQLHIYIWYLSLFAMTLVVVLIWPANEVHITRKLGSLMVAIREVLKSFSSAVKVKNEDENVEYEEIWDAEGSMHLIKKTKKVQVVNESSSVERGNAVMRSKARKQDAEAATSEDVSIHIGLGRMNRLRGKVIMWRLLRALRAVTIVAAFNVPLYVLLVFKDWIDK is encoded by the exons ATGAAATTGACGGTGTTTCTGAGCTTGTTTTGGGCGTTGAATTTACTCTATGGAGAGTGGTTTGCCTATTTGGTGCCTTCCCAGTGGACTTGTTCTTGGCCTCATCTTCAACGCCCTTCTAATTTCTCTCCG CAAAATGGAGTTGACTATCCGAGTAGTTATGTGAAAATTGCTGTGATTACAGATCCTCAG CTCATGGATAAAACTTCGCTTCCACTCGCTCCGAGATCACTTGCTCTGGAGGTTGTGCAGTTCTATACTGATTTGTACATGCGTAGGGCATTCCTCTCCTCTGTATTGCCCTTCAATCCCGATGTCATTCTGTTTTTGGGTGATTATTTTGATGGGAGCGATAGGTTGTCCGATGAAGA ATGGCAGGAATCCTTAGGTCGTTTCAGGCATATTTTCAACCTGAATATGATTCAGAAAAcctcaaaaacaaaaatatactacattccTGGAAACCACGACACTGGATACGCAGCTTCCTACAACCAAAAGCCAGAG ATCATAAAACGCTACGAGAGTGAATTTGGTGCAAGGAACTTTAAAGTGACAATCGGAGAGGTGGACTTCATTGCCATCGATTCGCAGACATTGGATG GTCATCAACAAGGAAACTTCACATTAGATACCTGGGGCTTCATAGAAAATGTGTCTAAAG atATATCTTCTACACCAAGGGTTTTATTGACTCACATCCCTTTATATCGGCCGGACTGGACTCCTTGTGGCCCCCACCGATATTCGCCAGTCATCAATCAA CGAATTAACCGTGTTGATCATCATCAAGAGATTGT GTATCAGAATTATGTCActgaaaaatcatcaaattcttTACTGGATCTAATCAGACCT GCACTAGTCCTCTCTGGTCATGATCATGATCAATGCACCGTTTCCCATATGTATAACAACGGTCACGCAACAGAG CATACTGTAGGAACTGTAAGCTGGCAACAAGGAAACTTGTACCCTTCTTTTATGCTACTATCTGCAAAGAATTCGTCGGTTTCAGATGGAATCACGCCCGAAGACGCTGTTCTGACTAATCTCTGCTTTCTCCCTATGCAACTTCACATCTACATATG GTATTTATCTCTCTTTGCAATGACCCTTGTTGTTGTCCTCATTTGGCCAGCCAATGAAGTCCATATAACACGAAAGCTCGGTAGTCTCATGGTTGCTATCAGAGAGGTGCTTAAAAGCTTTAGCAGTGCtgtgaaagtgaaaaatgaagatgaAAATGTTGAGTATGAAGAGATATGGGATGCAGAAGGGTCAATGCACCTCATCAAGAAAACCAAAAAGGTTCAAGTCGTGAATGAGAGCAGCTCGGTCGAGAG GGGGAATGCAGTGATGCGGTCAAAAGCTCGAAAACAGGATGCAGAGGCAGCGACGAGTGAGGATGTGAGTATACATATCGGTTTAGGTAGAATGAACAGATTGAGAGGCAAGGTGATAATGTGGAGATTGCTGCGAGCGCTACGAGCAGTGACTATCGTTGCTGCTTTCAACGTTCCTTTATACGTGTTGCTCGTCTTCAAAGATTGGATCGACAAATGA
- the LOC125186001 gene encoding alanine aminotransferase 2, mitochondrial-like, whose translation MASTPVTRDTINPKVLECEYAVRGEIVILAQKLQEDLKNNPKSHPFDEILYCNIGNPQSLGQKPITFFREVLALCDHPALLDKSETHSLFSADSIKRASQILSQIPGQATGAYSHSQGVKGLRDTIAAGIEARDGFPADPNDIFLTDGASPAVHMMMQLLIRSEKDGILCPIPQYPLYSASIALHGGTLVPYYLDEATGWGLEISELKKQLETAKSKGVCVRALVVINPGNPTGQVLAENNQKQIVDFCKKEGLVLLADEVYQENVYVPDKKFYSFKKVARSMGYGEKDITLVSFQSVSKGYYGECGKRGGYMEITGFSPEVREQIYKLASVNLCSNISGQILASLVMSPPEAGDQCYESYSAEKNAILSSLAKRAQQLEHALNSLEGVSCNRAEGAMYLFPRIELPKKAVEAAKAAKTAPDTFYARRLLNATGIVVVPGSGFGQAAGTLHFRCTILPQEDRIPAIISRLTKFHEAFMKEFRD comes from the exons ATGGCTTCTACTCCTGTTACTCGCGACACAATCAATCCCAAG GTATTGGAGTGCGAGTACGCTGTTCGTGGCGAAATCGTGATTCTTGCTCAGAAATTACAAGAAGATCTCAAAAACAACCCCAAGTCTCATCCTTTCGATGAG ATACTCTACTGCAATATTGGAAATCCACAATCTCTTGGCCAGAAGCCGATCACCTTTTTCCGTGAG GTCCTTGCTTTGTGTGACCATCCTGCTCTCTTGGATAAATCTGAAACACACAGTTTATTTAG cgCTGATTCCATAAAACGAGCATCTCAGATATTAAGTCAAATTCCTGGACAAGCAACTGGTGCATATAGTCACAGTCAG GGTGTCAAAGGATTACGTGATACAATTGCTGCTGGCATTGAAGCTCGTGATGGATTCCCAGCTGATCCTAATGACATTTTCCTGACTGATGGTGCAAGCCCCGCG gtTCACATGATGATGCAGTTACTGATACGGTCGGAAAAAGATGGCATTCTCTGTCCCATTCCTCAGTACCCTCTTTATTCTGCTTCGATCGCCCTTCATGGAGGCACTCTC GTCCCCTATTATCTCGATGAAGCAACAGGATGGGGGCTGGAGATCTCGGAGCTTAAGAAACAGCTTGAAACAGCCAAATCTAAGGGCGTTTGTGTCCGGGCATTGGTGGTTATAAATCCTGGCAATCCTACCGGGCAG GTTCTGGCTGAAAACAACCAAAAGCAAATTGTGGATTTTTGTAAGAAGGAAGGACTTGTTCTTCTTGCAGATGAG GTGTACCAGGAAAATGTTTATGTCCCGGACAAGAAGTTCTACTCTTTTAAGAAGGTTGCGCGGTCAATGGGCTACGGGGAGAAAGATATTACCTTGGTCTCGTTCCAGTCCGTCTCCAAAG GCTATTACGGAGAATGTGGGAAACGAGGAGGTTACATGGAGATCACCGGGTTTAGCCCCGAGGTTAGGGAGCAGATATACAAACTGGCATCAGTCAACCTTTGTTCCAACATATCTGGACAAATTCTTGCAAGTCTTGTCATGAGCCCACCAGAG GCCGGAGACCAATGCTACGAGTCTTACTCAGCAGAGAAAAATGCAATCCTGTCCTCGTTGGCTAAGCGTGCGCAG CAACTGGAACACGCGTTGAATAGCTTAGAAGGAGTGAGCTGCAACCGAGCAGAAGGAGCCATGTATCTGTTCCCGCGGATTGAGTTGCCAAAGAAGGCGGTAGAGGCAGCTAAAGCTGCCAAGACGGCCCCAGATACGTTCTATGCTCGTCGTCTCCTCAATGCCACGGGGATAGTAGTTGTTCCCGGCTCTGGCTTTGGACAGGCGGCTGGGACGTTGCATTTTAGGTGTACGATACTACCGCAGGAGGACCGGATTCCGGCCATCATAAGCCGTCTCACGAAATTCCATGAAGCATTCATGAAAGAATTTCGTGATTGA
- the LOC125187596 gene encoding uncharacterized protein LOC125187596, with protein MAARLPLCSSPMAAPFMGSRVGCLTTSKMVMMCSKNHTHTRSSTKNKIFEDRSAGIVCYRDENGEITCEGYDEGPRFHQSISRFNQDRRDVEIIELLQRCWLQVAEDNGGET; from the exons ATGGCTGCAAGATTGCCTCTTTGTTCATCTCCCATGGCTGCTCCATTCATGGGATCAAGGGTGGGCTGTCTAACAACTAGTAAAATGGTGATGATGTGTTCCAAGAATCATACTCACACTAGATCATCTACCAAGAACAAG ATTTTTGAAGATAGATCAGCTGGTATTGTTTGCTACAGAGATGAGAATGGAGAGATAACATGTGAAGGCTATGATGAGGGCCCTCGTTTTCATCAAAGTATTTCAAGATTCAATCAGGATCGAAG AGATGTTGAGATAATTGAACTCCTTCAAAGATGTTGGCTACAAGTGGCTGAAGACAATGGAGGGGAGACTTAA